In Mobula hypostoma chromosome 10, sMobHyp1.1, whole genome shotgun sequence, a single genomic region encodes these proteins:
- the taf9 gene encoding transcription initiation factor TFIID subunit 9, with translation MAAPKSVPRDAQVMAQILKDMGITEYEPRVINQMLEFTYRYVTTILEDAKIYSSHAKKASVDADDVRLAIQCRMDHSFTSPPPRDFLLEIARQKNQNPLPLIKPYAGPRLPPDRYCLTAPNYKLKSLHKKVTSSAGRITVPRLSVGACVTSRPSTPTLGTPSSQTVAVTAKVGTPASLAGQRFTVQIPSSQATVKPATGISTTSVQNVLINPSLIGSKNILITTNMVSNSSSTTELNPLKRKHEDDDDYDAS, from the exons ATGGCGGCGCCCAAGAGCGTTCCGCGGGATGCGCAG GTTATGGCTCAGATTCTAAAGGATATGGGTATCACTGAATATGAACCAAGAGTTATTAATCAAATGCTGGAATTTACTTACC GATATGTTACTACAATATTGGAAGATGCTAAAATTTATTCTAGTCATGCGAAAAAGGCAAGTGTTGATGCAGATGATGTAAGGCTGGCTATTCAGTGTCGAATGGACCATTCGTTTACATCCCCCCCTCCTCGAGAT TTTCTGCTAGAGATTGCTCGACAGAAGAATCAAAACCCACTACCATTGATAAAACCATATGCTGGGCCTAGGCTACCTCCAGACAGATACTGTCTAACAGCTCCAAACTACAAACTTAAGTCATTGCACAAAAAG GTAACATCATCTGCTGGAAGAATAACTGTACCTAGATTGAGTGTTGGAGCTTGTGTCACCAGTCGACCCAGTACACCAACACTAG GTACTCCTTCATCACAAACAGTGGCAGTAACTGCAAAAGTTGGAACTCCTGCGTCATTAGCTGGGCAGAGATTTACAGTACAGATCCCTTCTTCACAAGCTACAGTTAAACCAG CCACAGGAATCTCAACAACTTCAGTCCAAAATGTGCTGATAAATCCATCTCTGATTGGCTCAAAAAATATTCTTATCACAACGAACATGGTCTCAAACTCAAGTAGCACCACTGAGTTAAACCCATTGAAACGGAAACACGAAGATGATGATGACTACGATGCTTCCTAA